A window of the Sphingobium sp. CAP-1 genome harbors these coding sequences:
- a CDS encoding superoxide dismutase family protein — MKFLPLAAAVPLALMMGGCATTSGVAAPTASAKLTAGDGGARGTATVTQVTDGLHVLVKAQGLTPGIHAVHIHTTGQCVGPDFASAGGHWNPTARKHGKDNPAGQHMGDMPNMTVAADGTGAIEYHVPGGTISEGATPLLDTDGAAIVIHAQADDNMTDPAGNAGGRVACGVLAAG; from the coding sequence ATGAAATTTCTGCCGCTTGCCGCCGCTGTTCCGCTTGCCCTGATGATGGGTGGTTGCGCCACGACATCGGGTGTCGCCGCGCCGACCGCTTCAGCCAAACTGACCGCCGGGGACGGCGGGGCGCGCGGGACCGCGACGGTGACGCAGGTCACGGACGGCCTGCATGTGCTGGTCAAGGCGCAGGGGCTGACGCCGGGCATTCACGCGGTGCATATCCACACGACCGGCCAGTGCGTCGGGCCGGACTTCGCCAGCGCCGGCGGCCACTGGAACCCGACCGCGCGCAAGCATGGCAAGGATAATCCGGCCGGCCAGCATATGGGCGACATGCCCAATATGACCGTGGCGGCGGACGGTACCGGCGCCATCGAATATCATGTGCCGGGCGGCACGATCAGCGAGGGCGCGACGCCGTTGCTCGACACCGATGGCGCGGCGATCGTGATCCATGCGCAGGCGGACGACAATATGACCGACCCGGCGGGCAATGCCGGCGGGCGCGTGGCCTGCGGCGTGCTGGCGGCGGGCTGA
- a CDS encoding IS5 family transposase (programmed frameshift) gives MSRYDLTDFEWRVIEPLLPNKPRGVPRVDDRRVLNGIFWVLRSGAPWRDLPERYGPHTTCYNRFVRWRKAGVWDRMMDAITAAHKGDIQMIDSTFVRAHQQAATGKKGDRDHCLGRSRGGLTTKIHAVVDAQGLPIRLGLTAGQAHDGQVADSLLNHLGPHMIVLADKAYDADRIRALIEEQGATPNIPAKSNRKWKPCFSKRLYRERNLIERFFSKLKHFRRVATRYDKLAANFLAMVQLASMRLWLRVYESTA, from the exons ATGAGCCGATATGATCTGACCGACTTCGAGTGGCGCGTGATCGAACCGCTGTTGCCCAACAAGCCGAGAGGTGTTCCGCGCGTCGATGACCGCCGAGTGCTGAACGGAATCTTCTGGGTGCTGCGGTCCGGTGCGCCATGGCGCGACCTGCCAGAGCGCTATGGGCCGCACACGACCTGCTACAACCGCTTTGTGCGATGGCGGAAGGCGGGCGTCTGGGACCGGATGATGGACGCAATCACCGCTGCCCATAAAGGCGACATCCAGATGATCGACAGCACCTTCGTTCGCGCCCATCAGCAGGCCGCAACGG GCAAAAAGGGGGATCGAGATCATTGTCTCGGTCGCTCCCGAGGCGGGCTCACGACCAAAATCCACGCAGTCGTCGATGCACAAGGGCTCCCGATCCGGCTCGGCCTGACCGCTGGACAGGCGCATGACGGGCAGGTCGCTGACTCGCTGCTCAATCATCTCGGTCCGCACATGATCGTGCTGGCCGACAAGGCTTACGATGCCGACCGCATCCGCGCACTGATCGAAGAGCAAGGAGCCACACCGAACATCCCGGCCAAATCCAACCGGAAATGGAAACCCTGCTTCAGCAAGAGGCTCTACCGCGAGCGCAACCTGATCGAACGGTTCTTCTCCAAGCTGAAGCACTTCCGCCGGGTCGCCACCCGCTACGACAAGCTCGCCGCTAACTTCCTCGCCATGGTCCAACTCGCCTCAATGCGGCTCTGGCTGCGCGTCTATGAGTCTACGGCCTAG
- a CDS encoding Bax inhibitor-1/YccA family protein encodes MANWSDPRSDIAGFGAATAARGEAFDAGLRRYMLSVYNYMASGVLLTGVVALLFASSGMAETVFYGPGILKYIVMFAPLAFVMVLSFGINRLSTVAAQGLFWAYAAVMGVSLSYIFLAYTGTSIAQTFFATAAAFAGLSLWGYTTKKDLSGFGTFLIMGVVGLLVASLINIFMKSSAMSLVISGVGVLLFAGLTAYDTQKIKSIYAHVAGTDMMGKSVVMGALNLYLDFINMFMFLLRLFGDRR; translated from the coding sequence ATGGCCAACTGGTCCGATCCCCGTTCCGACATTGCGGGCTTTGGCGCCGCCACTGCCGCACGCGGCGAGGCGTTCGACGCCGGGCTGCGCCGCTATATGCTGTCGGTTTACAATTATATGGCGAGCGGCGTGCTGCTGACGGGCGTCGTCGCGCTGCTGTTCGCGTCGAGCGGCATGGCCGAGACGGTATTCTACGGCCCCGGCATCCTCAAATATATCGTGATGTTCGCGCCGCTGGCCTTCGTCATGGTGCTGAGCTTTGGCATCAACCGCCTGTCGACCGTGGCCGCGCAGGGTCTGTTCTGGGCCTATGCGGCGGTGATGGGCGTGTCGCTGTCCTATATCTTCCTGGCCTATACCGGCACGTCGATCGCGCAGACCTTCTTCGCGACGGCGGCGGCGTTCGCGGGGCTCAGCCTGTGGGGCTATACCACCAAGAAGGATCTGTCGGGTTTCGGCACCTTCCTGATCATGGGTGTTGTCGGCCTGCTGGTGGCGAGCCTGATCAATATCTTCATGAAGTCGAGCGCGATGAGCCTGGTCATCAGCGGCGTCGGCGTGCTGCTGTTCGCGGGCCTGACCGCCTATGACACGCAGAAGATCAAGAGCATCTACGCCCATGTCGCGGGCACCGACATGATGGGCAAGTCGGTGGTGATGGGGGCGCTGAACCTCTATCTCGACTTCATCAACATGTTCATGTTCCTGCTGCGCCTGTTCGGCGATCGCCGCTGA
- a CDS encoding glutathione S-transferase family protein yields MTLDLIFYTNPMSRGQIARWMLEEVGEVYETVLLDYGTTMKAADYRAINPMGKVPTIVHDGRIVTECAAICAYLADAFPAANLAPPPTERHAYYRWLFFAAGPVEAAVTNRAMGFVVPEGRERSAGYGSFDDTIDALETAVSGGPWICGDQFTAADVYVGSQIDWGLSFKTIPSRPAFEDYAARLRTRPAYQRQKAIDGALIAEMQKQG; encoded by the coding sequence ATGACCCTCGATCTCATCTTCTACACCAATCCCATGTCGCGCGGGCAGATCGCCCGCTGGATGCTGGAGGAGGTGGGCGAAGTCTATGAAACCGTGCTGCTCGACTATGGCACGACGATGAAGGCGGCCGACTATCGCGCGATCAACCCGATGGGCAAGGTGCCGACGATCGTCCATGACGGCCGCATCGTCACCGAATGCGCCGCCATCTGCGCCTATCTGGCCGATGCTTTCCCCGCCGCCAATCTCGCCCCGCCGCCCACCGAACGGCACGCTTATTATCGCTGGCTGTTCTTCGCCGCCGGCCCGGTCGAAGCCGCCGTCACCAACCGGGCGATGGGTTTCGTCGTCCCTGAAGGCCGCGAGCGCTCGGCCGGCTATGGCAGCTTCGACGACACGATCGACGCGCTGGAAACCGCGGTGTCGGGCGGCCCCTGGATTTGCGGCGACCAGTTCACCGCCGCCGATGTCTATGTCGGGTCACAGATCGACTGGGGGCTGAGTTTCAAGACCATCCCCTCCCGCCCCGCCTTCGAGGACTATGCCGCCCGGCTGCGCACCCGCCCCGCCTATCAGCGGCAAAAGGCGATCGACGGCGCCCTGATCGCCGAAATGCAGAAACAGGGATAG
- a CDS encoding winged helix-turn-helix domain-containing protein, with translation MLPVLRVAQEGEVRVPSVADVIADGFGLSDAEREEMLPSGKQRDLPPERSLILM, from the coding sequence ATGCTTCCAGTGCTACGCGTAGCGCAAGAAGGGGAGGTTCGAGTTCCATCGGTCGCCGACGTTATTGCGGATGGATTTGGATTATCTGATGCCGAGAGAGAAGAGATGTTGCCTAGCGGTAAGCAGCGTGACCTGCCCCCCGAAAGGTCCCTC